A window of uncultured Litoreibacter sp. contains these coding sequences:
- a CDS encoding AzlD domain-containing protein, with protein MNYTDGQIWGIIAALGVGTFLVRFSFLGIIGKRPMPPWVLRHLRYTSVAILPGLVAPLVLWPASEGGEISLEWLAAAVVTVVIGYTTKGVVRAMLGGAAVFFGLGYLLG; from the coding sequence ATGAACTACACCGACGGGCAAATTTGGGGGATCATCGCGGCCCTTGGGGTCGGGACCTTTCTGGTGCGGTTCTCGTTCCTCGGCATCATCGGCAAGCGCCCGATGCCGCCCTGGGTGCTACGCCACCTGCGCTACACCTCGGTCGCGATTTTGCCGGGGCTGGTGGCCCCCTTGGTGCTGTGGCCCGCCTCCGAGGGGGGCGAGATCAGCCTTGAATGGCTGGCGGCTGCGGTCGTCACGGTCGTCATCGGCTACACCACCAAAGGCGTGGTGCGTGCCATGTTGGGCGGGGCGGCGGTGTTCTTCGGGTTGGGGTACTTGCTGGGCTAA
- a CDS encoding AzlC family ABC transporter permease produces MTSSTSKTTYWLGLTRALPFVIVVIPFAMLFGVVATEAGLPLSQVMGFSVLVVAGASQFAALQFMSENAPVVVVLISALAVNLRMAMYSASITPHLGAAPMWQRAVISYFLVDQGYVMANAEYEDRPDMTLPEKLAYFAGVSTPICPLWFGFTYLGAVVGDQIPAEFDLAFILPIAFLAMVAPALRTRAHIVAALVSIILALGLYWVPLNLGLLIAAVCAMMAGAEVERRTQ; encoded by the coding sequence ATGACCTCTTCCACCTCGAAAACGACTTACTGGCTAGGACTTACGCGGGCGCTGCCTTTTGTGATCGTGGTCATCCCCTTTGCCATGCTGTTCGGCGTCGTGGCGACCGAGGCGGGGTTACCCTTGAGCCAGGTCATGGGGTTCTCAGTGCTGGTGGTGGCCGGCGCGTCGCAATTCGCGGCGCTGCAATTCATGTCGGAGAACGCGCCGGTGGTGGTGGTACTGATCTCTGCGCTTGCCGTTAATCTGCGTATGGCGATGTATTCGGCCTCCATCACCCCGCATCTGGGGGCCGCGCCGATGTGGCAGCGGGCCGTGATCTCCTACTTTCTGGTGGATCAGGGCTATGTGATGGCCAACGCCGAATATGAGGACCGGCCAGACATGACCCTGCCCGAGAAGCTGGCCTATTTCGCGGGGGTGTCCACTCCGATTTGCCCCCTGTGGTTCGGCTTCACCTATCTGGGCGCGGTCGTCGGCGACCAGATACCGGCGGAGTTTGACCTGGCCTTCATCCTGCCCATCGCCTTTCTGGCAATGGTGGCCCCGGCGCTGCGCACGCGCGCGCATATTGTGGCGGCGCTGGTGTCAATCATCCTAGCGCTGGGTCTTTATTGGGTGCCGCTGAACCTTGGCCTGCTGATCGCGGCGGTCTGCGCCATGATGGCAGGCGCCGAGGTCGAAAGGCGGACGCAATGA